The genome window ACATGCATAAACACTTCCTCTGTCACGCGTTGTATGATGCCCCGTCCCATTACTAAACAGTTTTGTGCCCCGATCAAAAACATGCAGAATGATAGTACTAGTGAAGGAACAAACATAACCATGCTAAGCAACTCATTCTAGTTGACCACATGTTTCTGCTAAGCAACTAAAGTAATACAAATCTCAATTTAGCAGCAGCAGCATCACGACCAAAAGTAACAATTGCAATTGAGATCTACATAAGGCCATTTAGTTTATAGCAAGGCAAAAGAACATGTCCATCGACAGAACCAATCACATCGTTTCTTTTGATATCCAAATAAAACGAAAATTATGAGCCTGTGCAATGCCCACTTAAAAGCACCAAAAATAAAAAATCACGAGTAAACAGAGAAACTATATTAGCAATAGCTTGAACTGGCCAAAACAAATGCAAAGAAGGAAAATGCAATATACCAGATGCCTATTCTTGTTAAAATTTCAGTCAACAGAGCCAACTGTTCAGGCAATAGTTCTTTAACCCTGTGTTCTTCACATTGTTGGCCTACACATTGCAGCCCCTCCCTCCTCTGCTCACCTATCCCCAACAGCGGAGTATGCCTATGCCACCCCTGCTGTTATGCTAAACAGGTTTTTTCCTgaggctatccgcactcatacAACTCTAAATTTCTACCCTAAAAGGAATATTCTGTCCTTGTCAGCAAAATTCTTTACTCTATAACATAATACTCCGCAGTCATATTTACTCCATATATTAACCCTATACACACGAGCAGCCACTTCATTGAGTTCATCCGCTCACTCGGCTGCACGTGTCCCACGGGTACTGTAGCATGCGCAGACACAGCGCATAGCGCAGACACCGGCCGGGCGTTTGATTTACAGTTCCATGCGTTAAAATAGAGTAGCGTTAAAATAGAGTAGCGTTTACAGTTCTCCACTGCAGCAACTTTTCTTACGCTATCTGGATAGAGTTCTACGTGCAGCGCGCGACTGCGGGCAGCCTCATCGTTGCTGCTATGTGCCCCCACCCTTTCCCAGCCCATCAGACAATCTCCCTGCTGCCCATGGCTGCCAACATTCCTGTCTCCCCACCACCATGCCTCCCCGCCCCTGCACCAGGCGCCTCTGCTGGTCGGTCTGACAGTATCTCACCAGGAAAAATGCCACCATCCCTAACTGCAGTTGCCTAAATTGATGTCCAGACGACAAATCTAGGAGGCGTGTAATAGAATTCGATATACTGCTAATGCACAAACAGAAGCATGGAGCACAGCAGTTCCTCTAATCGACCAAACCGTGCCTAAGCAGCGCAATACAAATGATGAAAGCGTCAAGAAGCATAATTCGTTAACAAAGTTAATTGCAATCAGATGCAATACATATCAACTGTTGAGATAATTATATGATTTCACTCACCAATCGCACAAAATAGACAGCATCACCAAGTAATTAAGTAATTTCAAGTAAGCAAAGTAGCACACTCATCAGCAGAACACGGACCATTATTAGATCAAAAAAGGGTCATGAGGCCATGCCGTAGCAGTAACGTAAACAAGAAGATAATCAGTCATACAACGTTCGTCATAAAATGGTACCGGTGAAAGAAGAACAGCCATGAAACATAACCAGTCTCCAGATCCCTATATTTTCTGTAGGCTAATAAGCAACTACTCATAGAAGTCGCATACCTCCCAGTTCAGTAATAGCAGCATCACGACGAAAACTCCCTTTACTGCTACGCAACCGAGCACCAGAACACCTACCTCTTAAGGCGGAGATAAACTAGCATGATGGCAGCCGTGCCGGCGGCGCCGGCAGCCGCAGCCACCGCCATCCCCAGCCACGCGACTTCCCCTTCCTTCGGGGCCTCAGAAGCCGGCGCAGCTTCCCTCTccttggtggtggcggcggcggtggcggaagCCTTCAGGGCTCTGATCTCCTCCTCTAGCTTGAGCTTCTCCTGGCGCACGGCATCCACCTCCTTGGCGACCTTCTCGTGTCTCTGCTTGTCCAGCTCGTGCTCGCCCTTCTCGATCCTGAGAACAGCATCGAGGCgttcgacctccgcgcggagcgaGGCGACCTCCTTCTCGGCAGAGGTGGCGGCGAACTCGGCGATGGTGACCTCCTCCCGGGCCTGCGTGAAGATCCCCTCGCTGCGGTGCGTCTCCTCGGCGAGGGACTTGTTCTCACGGCGGGCCTCAGCGAGCTTCTCCTCCAGGTCGAGCTTGGCGGCGCGGAGGTCCTCGATCTCGGCTTGGGCGGCGACAGCTGCGTAGGACTTCGCGGTGGTGTGGGCACCGCCCTCCTCCTCTTTCACGACGCCGCCGTTAGGAGCGGGGTTGTCGTCGGCGAGCGTGACGTAGGACTTTGCGGGGTGGGTGATGGGGACCTGCTCCTCCTCCGCGACGCCGCCGTTGAGCGCGTCCGTCTCGGCGGCGGCCGTGGGGGAGGCGAGGGTTTCGTCGCCGTTCTCCATTGGGAGGTGGTGAGTTTGGGCCTTTGGGGCTTTGGTGTTTCTGTGCGTGAGATTTGCTGGGGCGGCGCGGCCTGCGGGTGGGAGTGGGACTGGGGAGTAGTAATGGGGAAAGGCAGGAGAGGAGAGAAAGGGAGGATTATTTCTCCTTTCTGAGGGGGTTGGGAAATATCTAGAAAGGTCCCGCTTCGCGTCAATGACGGGTGGGCTATATGCCCGGGCCGCGGCCCTACTCCAACTGCAAACGTGTCAATGAGGAGCGCCGAGCGCGTGCACGGCGGCGATGGGGGTGTTGGCTTTGGTGTGTCTCGGTGTCACTATCACTCTGTCAGCGATGTGGTGACTCTTTCGTGGTGAGGAAGGGCCCAACTGCCCAAGGGAACACGAATTCGGTAGTGCGCTGCATTATGGGCGCGTGATTCGCGCCCCGCGGGCCCGAAATGCAAGTGGATGGCTAGTTTTTATTTCAGATTCTAATTTCTAAAGGCATGGAAATGCATGATTGATGGAACGGTTTTGGCCTTTCGATTTTTAAAAATCGGATAAAAAACTATGTCTCTAAGGCCATGTTCGGTTAATAGGGGTTAAACCCATGTACCGTATCTTGAATGGATCTCTCACATATCAATCATCCCTTTGTAGTTCCAATTCCTGACTCTAAAAATTGTTCGAACTTGTACGTACAACCTAGATTTTTTTGTTCACAACAGGGGCACAAGTAGGGACCAAAACAAAATAGAAAAATCTTGTAACGATCGACATGGTGTACCATAATATCCGAGCGTATAATGTATCAAAAAACAGCAACAAGAGAATTCCCGAGAAAAAGTGGCGGGGACGGAAACGAAAACAGTTGAGGTATTTTTACGACCTTATTTACGGATCTTGTGTTTATACCAAAAATCATGTCATTATTTGTTGTTTTATTTGTATAAGAAATTAAGCCCACCCAAGCATCTAAGACTACCATCCACACTTCCCGAGGCCTCAATGCAATGATCTTGCACATGATCTAGACTTTTGTGAACTCGTAGTTGAAGAAACTTATTTATTTCTTATATCATATTTGAGTGTTTGTGACTGGATTCAAGATATATTTATGGTTATAATGTTTCAACTTATGAATTCTTTTTGTTGGATTGTGCTAGTGTTGTTGGTTTGGATGTTTGGTTGCAGCCACAAGTGATGTACTCATGCTACTACGGGCACATACGAGTCCTAGGCCACCTGGTCTATGACCCGGGGCATGATCTATATATCAGTTATATTTATTCTTTATATTATACAATATTGTATCTAATAGACCAGCCCGGGGATCAAATCCTGGATCCACCCCTGTGTGCTGCTGTCGTGTAGTTGTGACGTCACGAAATGGTATCGTCATGCATATTGAAACTTTAAAGGCTTATATATAACATACCACTAGTACAATGCTCGTATAATGCGACGAGACATAATTATATTTGATGATATTGATTGGGTCGGTTAAGACCTACCAATAGTGCAACCACCGAGGATACGCGAGGGGCCATTATACCAGTGTGGTGGACCTTACCCATAAAAATACCTATAAAATTTTAATATCAAAGTGAAGATATGGTCCACATACCAGATATTAAACTGATAATAACAAATATTATCCCTTTATCATAGAGATAAAAGGCCGAGAAATATATGAGTTGAAAAGAAGTCCGGCCCTTTTTATAGCTCGGTCGTACTCCTTCAGCAGCGGGGTGGTACTATATGGGAGCGTTGTGATCCGTACGACTTTTTTGTAGTGTTGGACTTGAGTGGTTTCTCACAGCCCGTCAGTGGGGTAGCGTCCCCTGATATGTGATAAGTGGGGGAGAGGAACATACTTACGCGAGTGATGCATGACACGACCCACAAAATGGGTGCTTTATACGAGTAGAGATATTATTATTGGATTAATGTGGGCCTGactcaaattaatattcaataatagtctatGCTAATgacccactttaatgctatggtaTACTAATAATTTAGTATCATATTGGAAGTTCAagtgacaaatcaatcaacttaaataggtgaatcattggtgcatctattgataaGTTGAGAAACAAGATAAAgaactgccacacgcgcgcgtcGTCGCCGCGCGACCGTGGCTTGTGGTAGAttggaccttggtccgaatatttcTTCCAaaggttgcacattttgcctggATTGGTGACCATTTGTTTCAtgtcttatggctagtaacgaACGTCAGTTTCTAGGTCTAATGGTGCGACTGTTACTGTCCATTACGCTTTCTCCCCTCCCTTTGTATATGTATAAGTATGGAGGAAGAGGACGCTCTTCCGGTTAGACACACAATCTATCAGACGAGTTGCACTAAGCTCATTCACGTCCCACCTTCTGCGAGTACAAAGAGAGTggtatgaaagggaaatgtgcctttgggccatttgtaagtattttggtgattaagtgccaacacaaatggtctaagtgttaaactgtgccaaatga of Zea mays cultivar B73 chromosome 8, Zm-B73-REFERENCE-NAM-5.0, whole genome shotgun sequence contains these proteins:
- the LOC100282630 gene encoding VIP1 protein, yielding MENGDETLASPTAAAETDALNGGVAEEEQVPITHPAKSYVTLADDNPAPNGGVVKEEEGGAHTTAKSYAAVAAQAEIEDLRAAKLDLEEKLAEARRENKSLAEETHRSEGIFTQAREEVTIAEFAATSAEKEVASLRAEVERLDAVLRIEKGEHELDKQRHEKVAKEVDAVRQEKLKLEEEIRALKASATAAATTKEREAAPASEAPKEGEVAWLGMAVAAAAGAAGTAAIMLVYLRLKR